The Delphinus delphis chromosome 13, mDelDel1.2, whole genome shotgun sequence DNA window GGAATTCAGCGCGTCCATTGTGGACACCTCAGACGGCAGGTGTGACCGGAAGGCAAGAGTACTTTTTTATTAGAAAGTATAATAATGCTTAGTGCATTGGCAAATTAAAGGGGGAAAGACGGCACTTATATCTGAAGCATAGGTTCTAATTCAGCAGCCATTTCTAataaaaactgttaaataaaagaGGAGTGGAGGGAACTTGCCTACGTGGGCTGAAGGCTAAGGTAAGTCACCCGTAATCATAACATGAGACCAGCAGTTCTCACCTGGGCTGCACATCTTCTGATCCCCCCGAGAGGCCACCCACGGGCCAATTGCAATCAGGGTCTGTGGAGGTGGGAGCCAGGCATCCCTGTCGGCTGAAATCTCCTCACGTGATCGCTGTGTGCAGAGGAAACTGAGCAGGGAtggtctggtgtgtgtgtgtgtgggggggggggggtgagtcCGAATGGCAGCAGCATCAAAACCGGGGGGCTTTTCAGTCTAGGGTGTGAGCCAAAGCCAGGGTCCCGAGTTCCCCACTGTGGGTCCGTGCAGGAGTCAAACCCAGGAGGTGGCCCAGGACATCCTGATTTGTGTTACTGGGATGTGAGTCAGTTGGTTGAGGGTTAGAAACACTCAGGCAGATTTCATCCAGGGCTCTTGGGAGCATCACTGCAGGAACCACAGCAGGGAGGGACCCGGCCAGGTGGAAGGCTGGACCGTGGGCTCGGCACTTGGAAACGTGTCccctgtacagaaaaaaaaacaaaaaaacaaacaaacaaaataacaaacaaaacacagttcATTTCCAATTCTACCATGCAGCTGAACAGGCTGTGGCTTCACTGATGCCCGTCACGAGGATTAGAGGACTCCCGGTCCCGGGAGTGCCGGGCCCTTTTATGCCTGTGGGATTTATCTTGACTCCTACTTCTACTTCTGTGACTACGCCCCTCAGAGCGCCCACTGTGCCGGCTGCAACGTGCGTGTGAGCTTCGACCTCCGTCTCTATGTCTGTTCCTGTCTTCTCGCTCTTCCCTCCTGCCTGATGACTTGTGTTCGTGCTTGGGCTTCTTCTTCCTCGGCTCCCGGTCTCGGTCCTCTGCTCCACCACGGCAGGTCGTCCTGATCTcaggggagctgggctggggcttCCACACCTCCCTGGACTCCGACTTCTGACCCCTCTCTGAGTTCTTGCCACTGTGCTGTTTAGAGCCAAGGTCACCCTTTTCCTTTATCATCTTGCTTCTGGGCGATGAAGAGGAGGCTGGCTGCTCTGCCTGTACCTCCTGGtcagtcttctctttttctttctttcttttcttggtttcctttctgtcttttttgtgttttctggTGGGTCTGTCATCTTCAGAGCCCTCAGATGAACTCAGTGAGGGAGTGTGCGCCCCGCAGCCCCTCTCATGCAGCTCTCTGGTCACATCGTCCATTTCTTCTGAGTCCGTAGGAGGCCGATAGCGAGACACATGATCCACTCGGATAGCTCTTCCTTTGATCTTGATCCCATTAAAATTGTCAACAGCCAGAACTGTGCTCCTCTGGTCTTCATAGCAGAGGAAACAGAATCCTTTGGATTTCCCAGTCTTCTTGTCCCGTACCAAATTAATGTTAACAATTTCGCCATATTGTGAGAACACACAGATGATGTCCCCTTCAGTCAGCTCGTAAGGAAGCCCTCCCAAGAAGATCCAGGCGCTGTCCTTGTACTCGGAGTGCCAAGACGCCTTCTCTGCTACCCCCAGCCGGAGATCACGCTCATTCAGCTTGGTGATCAGCTTAACTTTAGTTAAAGGGTTCATCTCTGCGGGTTCACGCTCAGAAGCTAGCAACCGACTTCACGCTCAGAACCTAGCAACCGACTTCAGGCCCAGAACCTAGCAACCGACTTCACGCTCAGAACCTAGCAACCGACTTCACGCTCAGCACCTAGCAACCGACTTCCCGCCCAGAACCTAGGAAGCGACTTCCGGGAGAAGCCGTAAGACGCATGCGCAGCCCCGGCGCCACGCGCCCATTGGTCTCCAAGGAGCTTGCGCCGTTGATGAGTTTACGCTTAAGGAATAGTGTACTTAAAGTCTTGTGTTTATTGGGAGTTGTTTTAGAAATCAAGTGCGGATGCTTTTTGAATTTGTATTGTGGTCTTTGCTTAgaattattatttgattttacAATGACTTTACATATAGATGCCTATTTCAGTACAGCTATGAAAATCTGCACTTTTTTGAATCTGTGATTTTCTGTGAGGTGGCCATAACAACAAGATTCTAACAAGAATAAGGTGCCCTGTCCCCTGATTTCCAATGAGGCTTGTGCTGTGGAGTTAAGGTGATACATACTCAAGACTGAAACCTATTTCCTGACCCCCTGTCTTTCTTCTGTCACCAGTttcccttccatttttctttatcatttagaCTTTTGTAGTCAGGCTTCCACCTTGAGCTTGCTCTGTACTCCTGGAAGTAAGATATCTGGGCGTGTTTGGAGTAATAATGGGCCCCAAATCTGTGACCCAAGAGGCTCCACAGAAGTTCACACCCAGCGTACGGCTTGGTCCAGGAACGTGGCTCCTGGTGCCACAGGGGAAGGGCTTAGACACACGTGTCCTGGGGAAATCGGGACTGCAGGATGAAAGGCTTCTACTCAAAATCTCCATCAGACTTGGGAGCACGAGGCAACCGTGCTCTCTGGCCAATATAACAGAGAAACTCACGCGCTCACAGTTTTGCCACAGAGATTCTCAACCTGGCGTCCACAGGGTACCCCACCAGAGGTCTGTTCATAGACGTTTAATGGGGTCTGGAGACTAGGATGGGAAAAATTATATCCTTCTTTTCAGCAGTTTCAACCTGAAATTTAACTTTTCCTTCCATTGTGAGcataggaaaaaaatcccagtatCATAAGCAGCACCTATAACTTTGTTCCTAAAGGAAATTGCAGGTACATTTCTACCCCATTCCAAGTGTTAAAGGTATTTTATAACAGAATATCATTTACCCTCTTAGTTACTTCAAAGTCATGGTAGATGAGAAATGTACGGCTAGGTCTTATCCTGTAATGAAATCATCtgttaatataaaacatttttctttatatgtgcATAGCTGTAGTTCAATATAATTGGCTTCTTTTGTAATAAtgtgggtttaaaaaaatgtgtttaaaaacattattccTAGAAAGGGTGTACAGGCTTCACCAGATCTTCAATGGGGCAGTTGTGCAAAAAGGTTCAGGACTCCACGGCAGCCCCAGGACCCTGAGCTCAGCTCTGTCATGTGTGTCTGCAGGTGGCCCTGGGAGCTCCACCTGCACCCACGCAAGGCCGGCACCTCAGGCGTCTACACCAGCAATGTTGGAGACAACCCCGACTCCGCGGTCAGGAACTGGAAGATGCCCCCTCATGGTAGCTGGAAACATCTGCTGCAATGTCAATAGATTGGGAACTTCATTAAGGTACCAGGTGATCAAGTTCCTCGACAACTCACATCAACAAAAAGAGGACAAAAGAGCCAGTTATCACACGTCTTTATGGACCTGTTGTTAACATTCAAGAGACATTACTTGGAAAGCTCGAGGTACATTCACAGAAAAGGGTTCAGCATGGAGCTGGGAGTCCCAGCTTAGTAAGAGACGCACGCGGAGTGAAATAATGCATTTAGTGTAAAACACCGGGTGTCATGTGCTGTCTTTTCCATACTTGTGCTTTTTTATGTAATTGTAATGATCACAGGCATCTGATCTTAGCTTCTGAACTAGACCTTAGCAAGGTCCCATGTTAACATAGAACTTTATAACAACTATTCTTACCGGttgcaataataataatcagtGGAAATAATTTTAACTATTCTTCTAATAGTGAACATTTTGGTTGATTTCAAGCTGCTGTCGCTAAAaatgatattcatttttaaaattgaaatacagttgatttacaatattttgttagtttcaggtgtacagcaaagtgattcagtttttttatatatatattttttcagatttttttccattataggttattataagctgttgaatatagttccctgtgctattcagtaggtccttgttgcttatctattttatgtactgTAGCTTGTATccattaatcccatactcctaatttatccccctcccctttcccctttggtaaccataggtttgttttctatatctgtgagcctgtttgTGTTTTGCGTATAGATTCAGttgtattataaaaatgatatccTTAAGAACATTTGTACACATTTTGGGCAGTATGCAAATTATGAAACTGTTTTACGCAAGGTGGTCCCAAGTAACATTTTTGCCACCTTGGGGCAAAATGATTAGGGTCATTCCTGATGTAGTTTTTAACGAACTTCCTGGGTTTTCattattaaagtgaaaaaaagaattccttggcagaagaaataaaaatcaagggGGTTATAAAAAGGAAGGCATCCTAATTACATCATAAATCTTCCTCGGCTCTCTGCCGGTTAGAGAGACCCTAAGACTGATCAGGTCTTTTGT harbors:
- the LOC132436675 gene encoding RNA-binding motif protein, X-linked 2-like; amino-acid sequence: MRLTASPGSRFLASEREPAEMNPLTKVKLITKLNERDLRLGVAEKASWHSEYKDSAWIFLGGLPYELTEGDIICVFSQYGEIVNINLVRDKKTGKSKGFCFLCYEDQRSTVLAVDNFNGIKIKGRAIRVDHVSRYRPPTDSEEMDDVTRELHERGCGAHTPSLSSSEGSEDDRPTRKHKKDRKETKKRKKEKEKTDQEVQAEQPASSSSPRSKMIKEKGDLGSKQHSGKNSERGQKSESREVWKPQPSSPEIRTTCRGGAEDRDREPRKKKPKHEHKSSGRREEREDRNRHRDGGRSSHARCSRHSGRSEGRSHRSRSRSQDKSHRHKRARHSRDRESSNPRDGHQ